The following coding sequences are from one Gossypium hirsutum isolate 1008001.06 chromosome A12, Gossypium_hirsutum_v2.1, whole genome shotgun sequence window:
- the LOC107931864 gene encoding ubiquitin-conjugating enzyme E2 4, whose translation MSSPSKRREMDLMKLMMSDYKVEMMNDGMQEFYVEFNGPKDSPYHGGVWRIRVELPDAYPYKSPSIGFVNKIYHPNVDEMSGSVCLDVINQTWSPMFDLVNVFEVFLPQLLLYPNPSDPLNGEAAALMMRDRTAYEEKVKEYREKYAKPEDVAGAEEVKSSDEELSEDEYAASDDEEIAGKPDL comes from the exons atgtcttCTCCAAGTAAACGCCGAGAGATGGACTTGATGAAACT GATGATGAGTGACTACAAAGTGGAGATGATGAATGATGGCATGCAAGAATTTTATGTTGAATTCAACGGACCAAAAGACA GTCCTTACCATGGTGGTGTGTGGAGGATAAGGGTAGAGCTCCCAGATGCTTATCCTTACAAATCTCCATCAATTGGATTTGTGAACAAGATTTACCACCCAAATGTTGATGAAAT GTCTGGCTCAGTTTGTTTGGATGTCATCAATCAAACTTGGAGCCCTATGTTCG ATCTTGTTAATGTCTTTGAAGTGTTTCTTCCTCAACTCCTTTTGTATCCCAATCCATCAGACCCATTGAATGGTGAAGCTGCTGCTCTTATGATGCGTGATCGTACTGCTtatgaagaaaaagtgaaag AATATCGTGAGAAATATGCCAAACCTGAAGATGTTGCAGGAGCAGAAGAAGTGAAGTCAAGTGACGAAGAACTGAGTGAAGATGAATATGCTGCCTCGGATGATGAGGAAATCGCCGGAAAACCAGATCTTTAG
- the LOC107931869 gene encoding probable E3 ubiquitin-protein ligase RHB1A, with the protein MGGCCCCSSRGVENSAPADYCSTRASDRHVPLSSRNATASALSTGLLVDTNLEVSVPDAYRSPPAPIPFDAALGHPLTPSAAQGIHSSKSDEAVQTTNIGSGQETVAVNTQETCIKSDDAKELDCKAQDTTENESSKELEIELSKPVGSIVPTKEEEDCCPTCLEEYDEENPKIITKCEHHFHLACIFEWMERSETCPVCDKEMIFDLPTN; encoded by the exons ATGGGGGGTTGCTGCTGTTGTTCTTCTAGAGGAGTTGAAAATAGTGCACCAGCAGATTATTGT AGCACAAGAGCCTCAGATAGGCATGTTCCTTTATCTTCTCGCAATGCTACCGCCTCTGCCCTCTCCACTGGGCTGCTGGTTGACACAAATCTTGAGGTATCAGTTCCTGATGCTTATCGATCTCCTCCTGCTCCAATTCCATTTGATGCAGCTTTAGGACATCCTCTAACTCCTTCAGCTGCTCAAGGAATTCATAGCAGTAAGAGCGATGAAGCAGTGCAAACAACAAATATTGGTTCTGGCCAAGAAACAGTTGCTGTAAACACTCAAGAGACTTGTATAAAATCTGATGATGCAAAGGAATTGGACTGCAAAGCACAAGATACTACAGAAAATGAATCTTCAAAAGAGCTAGAAATAGAACTTTCAAAACCAGTTGGATCAATCGTGCCTACAAAGGAGGAGGAAGATTGTTGTCCAACCTGTTTGGAAG AATATGATgaagaaaatccaaaaattatCACAAAATGCGAGCATCATTTTCACCTTGCATGTATCTTTGAATGGATGGAAAGAAGTGAGACATGTCCTGTGTGTGATAAG GAAATGATATTTGACTTGCCCACCAATTAG
- the LOC107931939 gene encoding uncharacterized protein isoform X1 — protein sequence MLRLTRSLQLRIVSRNLRFRNLRIVSVDETVFISLCGFSRKKMVPYLPRKHLEKKRWGGWWSKYWCFRSYKQKKRIGPAVPVSETTSSRANIPAAEIPTQAVTVTLPFVAPPSSPASFLPSEPPSATQSPAGLVSLTSISASMYSPGPASIFAIGPYAHETQLVSPPVFSTFTTEPSTAPFTPPPESVHLTTPSSPEVPFAQFLGPNLHYGEAGQRFPIYQYEFQSYQLHPGSPIGQLISPSSGISGSGTSSPFPDGDFASGLRFPEFRMGDPPKLLNLDKLSNREWGSSHGSGTLTPDATTSTPRNGLRLDHPLSEIVSHPSLDKQNPIDQVAVNHRVSFELTTEEVIRCAETGAATSSEAVSESLRNEATKEREENTTKVADDYEYRVGETSNERPEKAPADREGTPQHHENQSLTLGSAKEFNFDNVDGVDAHKPILSSDWWANKKVAGKDDNVARNWSFFPMMQPGVS from the exons ATGCTGCGGCTAACGCGATCGCTTCAGCTGAGAATCGTGTCCCGCAATCTACGGttcag GAATCTGAGAATAGTCAGTGTTGATGAAACAGTGTTTATTAGTCTGTGTGGGTTCTCCAGGAAAAAAATGGTTCCTTATTTACCGAGAAAACACCTTGAG AAAAAAAGATGGGGTGGTTGGTGGAGCAAATATTGGTGTTTCAGATCTTACAAACAGAAAAAGCGAATTGGACCTGCTGTTCCTGTTTCTGAAACGACTTCTTCCCGTGCTAATATACCTGCTGCTGAAATTCCAACCCAAGCCGTTACAGTGACACTTCCCTTTGTTGCACCTCCTTCCTCTCCTGCATCTTTCCTTCCATCTGAACCCCCTTCTGCTACTCAATCTCCAGCTGGGTTAGTGTCTCTCACCTCTATTTCTGCCAGTATGTACTCCCCAGGGCCTGCTTCAATTTTTGCAATTGGCCCTTATGCTCATGAAACTCAGTTAGTTTCACCACCTGTTTTCTCCACCTTCACCACTGAACCTTCAACTGCTCCCTTCACTCCTCCTCCGGAGTCGGTACACTTGACCACACCATCCTCGCCCGAGGTGCCATTTGCTCAGTTCCTTGGCCCTAACCTCCATTATGGAGAGGCTGGACAGAGATTCCCAATATACCAGTATGAATTTCAGTCCTATCAACTTCATCCTGGGAGCCCCATTGGGCAACTGATCTCACCAAGCTCAGGAATCTCAGGTTCTGGCACCTCATCTCCTTTCCCTGATGGTGATTTTGCTTCTGGTTTACGTTTTCCTGAGTTCCGAATGGGTGACCCTCCCAAGCTCTTGAACCTTGATAAGCTTTCCAACCGTGAATGGGGATCAAGTCATGGTTCTGGAACTTTAACCCCAGATGCTACAACGTCCACCCCCCGCAATGGTCTTCGTTTGGATCATCCGCTCTCTGAAATTGTGTCACATCCGAGTTTGGATAAACAAAACCCAATTGATCAAGTTGCAGTTAATCATAGAGTTTCATTTGAGTTGACTACAGAAGAAGTTATAAGATGTGCGGAAACTGGGGCAGCAACATCATCTGAAGCTGTTTCAGAATCTTTACGTAATGAAGcaacaaaagaaagagaagaaaacacAACTAAGGTGGCAGATGATTATGAATATCGTGTCGGTGAAACATCCAATGAAAGACCAGAGAAAGCTCCAGCAGATAGGGAAGGCACACCGCAGCACCACGAGAATCAATCCTTAACACTCGGGTCAGCTAAAGAATTCAATTTTGACAACGTCGATGGAGTTGATGCCCATAAGCCTATTCT
- the LOC107931939 gene encoding uncharacterized protein isoform X2, translated as MRGANGESRAMNNPLETIHAAANAIASAENRVPQSTVQKKRWGGWWSKYWCFRSYKQKKRIGPAVPVSETTSSRANIPAAEIPTQAVTVTLPFVAPPSSPASFLPSEPPSATQSPAGLVSLTSISASMYSPGPASIFAIGPYAHETQLVSPPVFSTFTTEPSTAPFTPPPESVHLTTPSSPEVPFAQFLGPNLHYGEAGQRFPIYQYEFQSYQLHPGSPIGQLISPSSGISGSGTSSPFPDGDFASGLRFPEFRMGDPPKLLNLDKLSNREWGSSHGSGTLTPDATTSTPRNGLRLDHPLSEIVSHPSLDKQNPIDQVAVNHRVSFELTTEEVIRCAETGAATSSEAVSESLRNEATKEREENTTKVADDYEYRVGETSNERPEKAPADREGTPQHHENQSLTLGSAKEFNFDNVDGVDAHKPILSSDWWANKKVAGKDDNVARNWSFFPMMQPGVS; from the exons ATGAGAGGCGCAAATGGAGAATCTAGAGCTATGAATAACCCTTTGGAGACTATACATGCTGCGGCTAACGCGATCGCTTCAGCTGAGAATCGTGTCCCGCAATCTACGGttcag AAAAAAAGATGGGGTGGTTGGTGGAGCAAATATTGGTGTTTCAGATCTTACAAACAGAAAAAGCGAATTGGACCTGCTGTTCCTGTTTCTGAAACGACTTCTTCCCGTGCTAATATACCTGCTGCTGAAATTCCAACCCAAGCCGTTACAGTGACACTTCCCTTTGTTGCACCTCCTTCCTCTCCTGCATCTTTCCTTCCATCTGAACCCCCTTCTGCTACTCAATCTCCAGCTGGGTTAGTGTCTCTCACCTCTATTTCTGCCAGTATGTACTCCCCAGGGCCTGCTTCAATTTTTGCAATTGGCCCTTATGCTCATGAAACTCAGTTAGTTTCACCACCTGTTTTCTCCACCTTCACCACTGAACCTTCAACTGCTCCCTTCACTCCTCCTCCGGAGTCGGTACACTTGACCACACCATCCTCGCCCGAGGTGCCATTTGCTCAGTTCCTTGGCCCTAACCTCCATTATGGAGAGGCTGGACAGAGATTCCCAATATACCAGTATGAATTTCAGTCCTATCAACTTCATCCTGGGAGCCCCATTGGGCAACTGATCTCACCAAGCTCAGGAATCTCAGGTTCTGGCACCTCATCTCCTTTCCCTGATGGTGATTTTGCTTCTGGTTTACGTTTTCCTGAGTTCCGAATGGGTGACCCTCCCAAGCTCTTGAACCTTGATAAGCTTTCCAACCGTGAATGGGGATCAAGTCATGGTTCTGGAACTTTAACCCCAGATGCTACAACGTCCACCCCCCGCAATGGTCTTCGTTTGGATCATCCGCTCTCTGAAATTGTGTCACATCCGAGTTTGGATAAACAAAACCCAATTGATCAAGTTGCAGTTAATCATAGAGTTTCATTTGAGTTGACTACAGAAGAAGTTATAAGATGTGCGGAAACTGGGGCAGCAACATCATCTGAAGCTGTTTCAGAATCTTTACGTAATGAAGcaacaaaagaaagagaagaaaacacAACTAAGGTGGCAGATGATTATGAATATCGTGTCGGTGAAACATCCAATGAAAGACCAGAGAAAGCTCCAGCAGATAGGGAAGGCACACCGCAGCACCACGAGAATCAATCCTTAACACTCGGGTCAGCTAAAGAATTCAATTTTGACAACGTCGATGGAGTTGATGCCCATAAGCCTATTCT